One Solanum pennellii chromosome 10, SPENNV200 genomic region harbors:
- the LOC107001468 gene encoding NAC domain-containing protein 100-like: MAIESPDAELGVRFRPIDEQLIRYLIKFVVSKNYVCKDIEFEELYGSKKAWELLEDSSDTKYFFTKLKKRDTRFSRTLVGGGSWKGKSKGKPVGANKAGTKRTYNYEENKKNEVNDVSWIMKEYSLDDKVIKLLSNRGVMKHKDVVLCYVRCKVKKSRNHMPTTTVSGNDDDEDGDDTLLPQGPNEFGYGDQFPQQIVKPMHYIESGYVGCDDENMNDMTTQPQWPMDDHQLSQLIVTFPMVQGNGAAMNEGNMNGEFVFPEKLSTYQEEQVQNVEETAGNDYQVDPTNNEECLLDELGDFDKFMGQNQQWLSELLS; this comes from the coding sequence ATGGCAATCGAATCTCCAGACGCTGAATTGGGAGTGAGATTTCGACCCATCGATGAACAACTCATTCGctatttgattaaatttgttgtttctaAAAATTACGTTTGTAAAGATATTGAATTTGAAGAACTTTACGGAAGTAAGAAGGCATGGGAGTTATTGGAAGACTCATCCgatactaaatatttttttactaaattaaagAAACGCGATACAAGGTTTAGTCGGACTTTGGTGGGAGGAGGAAGTTGGAAAGGGAAGAGCAAAGGAAAACCGGTAGGTGCAAACAAAGCTGGGACCAAAAGAACTTACAACTacgaagaaaataaaaagaatgaagttAATGACGTTTCTTGGATCATGAAAGAGTATAGTCTTGACGACAAGGTAATAAAGTTGTTAAGTAATAGAGGTGTGATGAAGCACAAGGATGTTGTTTTGTGCTACGTTAGGTGTAAagttaaaaaatcaagaaatcatATGCCTACAACAACTGTCAGTGGAAATGACGATGATGAAGATGGTGATGATACACTACTACCCCAAGGGCCTAATGAATTTGGATATGGTGATCAATTTCCTCAACAGATTGTGAAGCCAATGCATTATATTGAATCAGGGTATGTTGGATGTGATGATGAGAATATGAACGATATGACAACACAACCGCAGTGGCCTATGGATGACCATCAACTTTCTCAGCTAATCGTCACGTTTCCAATGGTTCAAGGGAACGGTGCTGCAATGAATGAAGGAAATATGAATGGTGAATTCGTTTTTCCTGAGAAATTGTCAACATATCAGgaagagcaagtgcagaatgtTGAAGAGACAGCAGGTAATGATTATCAAGTCGACCCAACAAACAACGAAGAGTGTTTATTAGATGAATTAGgtgattttgataaatttatggGACAAAACCAGCAATGGCTATCTGAATTGCTCTCTTAG